A window of Geothrix edaphica genomic DNA:
GCGCCAGGGTTTCTTCCAGATGCTCACGCCTTGCCCCCGCTGCGAGGGCAAGGGCCGCATCATCCCCAAGCCCTGCCGCGAGTGCCGGGGCGAGGGCCGCGTCCACCGCAAGTCCAAGGTGAGTTTCAAGGTGCCGGCCGGCGTGGACCGCGGCACCCGCCTCCGCCTCCAGGGCCAAGGCGAGTCAGGCCGCTTCGGCGGCCGCACGGGCGACCTCTACGTGGTCTTCGACGTGGAGCCGGATCCCCGCTATGAGCGTGACGGCCACGACCTGCACCAGCGCCTGGAGGTTTCGTGGCCCCTGCTGGTGACCGGCGGCGCCCTGGAGGTGGAGACGCCCTATGGCCCCGACAAGGTGAAGCTCGCGGCGGGCACCCCCGCGGACCACGTGGTGAAGCTGGTGAACGCCGGCGTCCCCCGCCTCCAGGGCAGCGGCCGCGGCGACCTCTACCTGCATCTGCGCGTGGCCGTGCCCAAGGCCCTCAACGCCGAGCAACGCCAGCTCCTGGAGCAGCTCCGCCGCAGCCTCGATGGTGAGCCCGCCGGGGAAGGTGAGGAGGGCTTCCTGGCCAAGGTCTTCGGCGCCGAGAAGAGCCGGAAGAAGAAGCGGAAGTAGGGGCGCTCTTAGAGCTCATAACAAAACCCGACGATGCCGCGATGAAGCTAGGCGGAATGCACCGCAAGGAAGGGCCCGCAGGGCAACGCGGTTCGTTGTTGAAGGGACCTGACACCGCGGGGCGCCCGCCTGGCTTCATCCCTCCGGGCGAGGGGCGACGGGCGTCGCGATGCCGCGTTACGCTCGTCGCGCGTAGTACCCGCTACGCATCTCCTCGCGTTCCTCGCCTCGCTCGCCCGGCACCCCTCGCGCGGCGCCGTGGGGTTTTGTTATGAGCTCTCAGCCCGCCACCACCACCTGCCGCTTGCCTTCCCGCTTGGCGCGGAGGAGGGCGCGGTCGGCCTGCTCGATGAGGTGGCCGGCGCCGTCGGCATGCTCGGGGAAGGCCGCCACGCCGGCGCTCAGGGAGATGGTCAGGTGATCATCCCCCAGGAGGACCGGCTGGCCGAGGGTCACCTGGACGAGGCGTTCGGCCAGCTTCTGGGCACCCCGGGCCTGGGTGCCGGGCATGAGGAGGCAGAATTCGTCCCCCCCGTAGCGGTAGAGGCGGTCGTGGGCCCGGCAGAGGCGCTGGGCGGTCCGGGCCACGGCCTCCAGCACGATGCTCCCCGCGGGATGGCCGTACCGGCTGTTCACCTGCTTGAGGTCATCCACATCCAGGAAGACCAGGGCCACGGACTCGCCCTTGGCGGCCGCGGCCCGCACGGCCTGGGGCAGCTCCGCCTCCAGGCAGCGGCGGTTCTGCGCCACGGTGAGATCGTCCTTGAAGGACAAGGCGCGGCTCTCCTCCAGGCGCCAGGCATTGAGCAGCAGGGGCTCCACATCCTCGAAGCCCTGGAGGAACTGTTCCGGAGACTCATGGGGATCCAGCAGCCGCAGGATGCCCAGCTGCTCCGAGGCGGCCAGCGGGAAGGCCTCCCCCCGGCGCACCAACTCTGCGGCCGCATGGCGGGGCAGGGGCGCCTCGGGGAACGATCCGTCGCCGGCCCGCTGGTAGAACAGGTTCTCCTTCCTCAGCCAGATGGCACCGCCCTGGGCTCGGGATTGCCGGATGGCCCGGCTCAGCACGAGCTCCAGGAGGTCGTCCAGCGACGCGAGATGGAGCATCTGGCGCAGCCAACCCTCGCTGCCGAGGTCCCGCTGCCGCAGGTGCCGGAGGGCCTCCCGGGCCGCTTCGAGCGGCCGGTCCTGGAGCAGCACCCAGCCCGCCCTCCGCTCCAGCACGGCGCTGACCTCTTCCGCCCCCGCCTGCTGGACCCACCAGAGGATCTCCGATCCCTCCGCCGGGATCAGCCCGGGGTCGGGCCGCTCCGCCACCAGCACCAGCGAACCGGGCCCTGGTCCTGGCACCACCATGTGTCCCCACGCCTCCAGGGCCACGCGCAAAGCGTCTCCGGCCCGGGAAGGGTGTGGCTCCAGCCAGTGGATACGGTGCATGAAACTCCCAGAAGGATGGTCCACGAGGGGGGCCGGGCGGTCAACCCAGAGCGGCTTCCAGTCTCAACGCCAGCTGGCTGAGGTGGGCGGCGAGCTGCTCCAGGATGGGCAGGGACCCTTCCCGCTGGCCGCGCTCGGCCCGGACCCAGCGCTTGAGCAGGGTCACGGCCTGGGCATCGCGGACCCCGAGGCGCTTGGCGCTCTGGATCAGCTTGTGGGAAAGCCGCGTGCGCTCCGGCCCCGTGGGGCCTTCCTTCAAGCCGGCGATGAGCCTCAGGGCCTCCTGGGCCACCTCGAGATCCTGGCGGATCAGCGGCACCCGGGCGTTGATCCGGAGCAGGAACAGCTCCAGGAAGCGGAGCAGCTCGCCCAGCACGTCCATGGCATCACGGAGGGCCTGGTGGACTTCCTCGGGGGACTCCAGGAGGCGGCCCAGATCCTGGATGAGCCGCTCGGCCTCCTCCCGGTCCGGCCGGCGCATCAGGGGGAACTCGGGGCTGCGGCGGAAGGCCAGCAGGTGCCGGTAGGACTGGGCGAGCCCCAGCGCGAGCCGGGGCCAGTCCTGGAGCTCCAGGCTCAACAGGAGCTGGGCGTGGATGGGGGGAACCTGCTCCCACAGCCGCTGGATGCGGAGCCGGAGCCGCTCGCCCTCCTCCATCATGCTGGGGGACTCCGGGAAGAGCCGCTGCTGCACGTCAGGCGAGAACAGGCCCACCAGCTCGCCCATGAGCTGCTTCTGGTGGTTGATGAGCAGGCCGCGCAGGTTGTCCAGGGTGTGGGCCAGCTGGTCCGCATCCGCGCCCGCCAGGGCCTGCTGCAGGAGGCTCCGCAGGGTCGCCTGGTCCTGGCGGAGGCTCAGCACGGCCTGGCGCAGGTAGGCGCGGAGGCGTGGCACCTCGCGCTGGTCCGGGTTCAGCAACGCGGCCCGCCCGGGGTCGTAGGCGCGCTCCACCACGCGGCCCAGCTCGGATTCGATGACGAGGAAGGTGGGCACGGCCGCATAGATCTCCTGGGCGCCGGCTCCCGCGCCGGGCTCCAGAGACTCCATCAGCCCCAGGAGGGAGATGTGGCTGGCCAGGGCCCGGGCCACCACGGAGAAGAGGGCCCGGTCCTCCCGGCGGAGGCCCTGGAGCAGCCGCCGCAGGTCGGCGGGCATGCGATCCCGGAACAGCTCGGCG
This region includes:
- the dnaJ gene encoding molecular chaperone DnaJ, which gives rise to MKRDYYEVLGVSKEAGADELKKAYRKLAMELHPDRNPGNKEAEEKFKEAAEAYSVLSDPEKRKAYDQYGHAGLGGAGGGQQFQFDPNQFADFEDILGSFFGGGLFGDLFGGGGRRRSSGEERGSDLQYNLKLSFRDAIFGKDSVELSIPRLEACGTCHGSGCEAGSRPETCPQCRGAGQVAVRQGFFQMLTPCPRCEGKGRIIPKPCRECRGEGRVHRKSKVSFKVPAGVDRGTRLRLQGQGESGRFGGRTGDLYVVFDVEPDPRYERDGHDLHQRLEVSWPLLVTGGALEVETPYGPDKVKLAAGTPADHVVKLVNAGVPRLQGSGRGDLYLHLRVAVPKALNAEQRQLLEQLRRSLDGEPAGEGEEGFLAKVFGAEKSRKKKRK
- a CDS encoding sensor domain-containing diguanylate cyclase produces the protein MALEAWGHMVVPGPGPGSLVLVAERPDPGLIPAEGSEILWWVQQAGAEEVSAVLERRAGWVLLQDRPLEAAREALRHLRQRDLGSEGWLRQMLHLASLDDLLELVLSRAIRQSRAQGGAIWLRKENLFYQRAGDGSFPEAPLPRHAAAELVRRGEAFPLAASEQLGILRLLDPHESPEQFLQGFEDVEPLLLNAWRLEESRALSFKDDLTVAQNRRCLEAELPQAVRAAAAKGESVALVFLDVDDLKQVNSRYGHPAGSIVLEAVARTAQRLCRAHDRLYRYGGDEFCLLMPGTQARGAQKLAERLVQVTLGQPVLLGDDHLTISLSAGVAAFPEHADGAGHLIEQADRALLRAKREGKRQVVVAG